One window from the genome of Dyadobacter sp. CECT 9275 encodes:
- a CDS encoding DUF3500 domain-containing protein yields the protein MKKIFLLPLLILEFSGVVSGQKLTAGQKDFNKKMTLAASEFVKTLDPAAAKETLLPLDDVIRFDWNYTPRPRKGITFKTMTPPQKNAAMDLLKVVLSADGYMKAGQIIDLENVLRVVESRPANDTYRDPENYAFLVFGNPDQKAWAWRVEGHHLSLHFSSVDGRVTITPGFMGSNPGTVLADVPQKGRSVLKEEQQLAFDLLHALGPEQLKTALLHTKAPNDMLTTNTRKASLDKREGLRLSEMRPEQQAIFKKLILSYLNRYHVTLKNQQWEKLEKEGLDQIYFAWMGDQQPEIGPGHGHYYRIHGPSLLIEFDNTQNGGNHVHSVVRDLDNDFGEDLLRAHYEKAHGK from the coding sequence ATGAAAAAAATATTTTTACTTCCCCTGCTTATCCTGGAATTTTCCGGTGTGGTATCCGGGCAGAAACTTACGGCGGGACAAAAGGATTTTAATAAAAAAATGACGCTGGCTGCTTCTGAGTTTGTTAAAACGCTGGATCCGGCGGCGGCGAAGGAAACGCTGTTACCTTTGGATGATGTTATCCGGTTCGACTGGAACTATACCCCCCGCCCGCGCAAGGGGATAACTTTCAAGACCATGACTCCTCCTCAAAAAAATGCCGCTATGGATTTGCTGAAAGTTGTTTTGAGTGCCGATGGATACATGAAAGCCGGACAGATTATTGACCTGGAAAATGTTTTACGGGTAGTGGAAAGTCGGCCGGCCAATGATACCTACCGCGATCCGGAAAATTATGCATTCCTTGTTTTTGGAAATCCCGATCAAAAGGCCTGGGCGTGGCGGGTGGAAGGGCATCACCTGTCGCTTCATTTTTCTTCCGTGGACGGAAGGGTTACCATTACTCCGGGATTCATGGGTAGTAATCCGGGAACGGTACTGGCCGATGTGCCTCAGAAAGGGCGCTCTGTATTGAAGGAAGAACAGCAGTTGGCCTTTGACTTACTCCATGCCCTAGGGCCCGAGCAGCTGAAGACAGCACTCCTGCATACCAAAGCGCCTAATGACATGCTTACTACCAATACCCGGAAGGCTTCTCTTGATAAAAGGGAAGGGCTGCGGCTGTCGGAAATGAGACCGGAGCAGCAAGCCATTTTCAAAAAACTCATTCTTTCGTACCTGAACCGCTATCATGTTACACTGAAAAACCAGCAGTGGGAAAAGTTGGAAAAGGAAGGTCTGGATCAGATATATTTTGCCTGGATGGGGGATCAACAGCCCGAAATAGGTCCGGGGCACGGGCATTATTACAGAATACACGGTCCTTCTTTGCTGATCGAATTTGATAATACACAAAATGGGGGGAACCATGTTCACTCCGTAGTCAGGGATCTTGACAATGATTTTGGCGAAGATCTTCTCAGGGCGCATTATGAAAAAGCCCACGGCAAATGA
- a CDS encoding pseudouridine synthase, translated as MPEPVHRYFIINKPPDMVSQFVSPDKVGLLGDLDYEFPEGTHAVGRLDSNSEGLLILTTNKRVTNLLFLGDVPHKRVYIVHVAHEVTPETLELLRTGIEIRIKGGVNYRTTPCEVDIVTMPVGLASRYANERKVPDTWLRITLTEGKYHQVRKMVRTAGHRCKRLIRVSIENLELGDLPPGGVREIEESDFFEKLNIDPNQ; from the coding sequence ATGCCCGAGCCGGTTCATCGCTATTTTATCATCAACAAACCTCCCGATATGGTTTCTCAGTTTGTAAGCCCCGACAAGGTAGGGCTGCTGGGAGATCTGGACTATGAATTTCCGGAAGGAACGCATGCCGTTGGTCGGCTGGATAGTAATTCGGAAGGTTTGCTCATTTTAACTACCAATAAAAGGGTTACCAACTTGTTGTTTCTGGGCGATGTCCCGCACAAAAGGGTATACATTGTACATGTGGCACATGAGGTAACCCCTGAAACCCTCGAATTGCTGCGAACGGGAATAGAAATACGGATTAAAGGCGGAGTGAATTACCGTACCACGCCCTGTGAAGTGGATATTGTGACTATGCCGGTGGGGTTGGCGTCGCGGTATGCAAACGAACGGAAAGTTCCGGATACCTGGCTACGCATTACCTTAACGGAGGGGAAATACCATCAGGTGAGGAAGATGGTGCGCACTGCGGGTCACCGGTGCAAACGGCTGATCCGCGTAAGCATCGAAAACCTGGAACTGGGAGATTTGCCTCCGGGAGGGGTAAGGGAGATAGAAGAATCGGATTTTTTCGAAAAACTGAATATTGATCCGAACCAATAA
- a CDS encoding ligand-binding sensor domain-containing protein, whose amino-acid sequence MFPLKFLFSALIALLTISYVVAQSKLVYTQDIKTDVPLPGAIGKNVLKLFLSQRDVVAVMANGVFRYRDGSWSGQEQDKVWGTAALDGQGNVWLAGARSVQPPQEHKGIVQPPMAETDTIHCMLWDNKKLLVGTSTGMLIWDGSWKPFQDMNGARVNGMAKDAGGRLYIATTKGLWRRESEQWVNLDNTLMARGNQERYYALAAANSGKDLIYSSPWSVGSIAADGNHWVATGANGLPYGPVTVIRPGKNDIWMGTNKGAIKKDDSWHYYQGKRWLPDDRINDILIVDSLRVWIATPKGIVQIKKQPMTLQQKADTIEKVIALRHNRRGLINQSILKVPGDVKTSYVQNEDNDGLWTSCYLAAECFRYRVTKDTAAKANAIRTFEALEQLETVTGISGYPARSYAASTDPITQSRSPHPKVWHLSADGKWYWLDDTSSDEITGHLFVLPLFFDMVANPEQKERVRRLIGRIASHVIDNNYHLIDFDGKPTRWGIWHPDSLNRSPNWMYERGLNSLQILSFLKTASHFTGDPKFEAHYQYLVTKHGYAQNTLEAKKYGPFETSHSDDILNFFPYYNLLRYTRNDPNRYIYVKSLVRSWNAVRSDRMPVWNVFASALLNRDCDLAIALEEIQQYPIDLVNWTMENSHRWDLPKDPLLSRSGMVQSIRPIPTPESNISRWNTNPKHYDAGNGGKTEDSGSYFLFAYWMGRHYGFWE is encoded by the coding sequence ATGTTTCCCCTTAAATTTCTCTTTTCCGCACTGATAGCACTTCTGACTATTTCGTATGTCGTGGCACAGTCAAAGCTTGTTTACACACAGGATATCAAAACGGATGTACCACTTCCCGGAGCAATTGGGAAGAATGTGTTAAAACTTTTCCTTTCACAACGTGATGTAGTTGCCGTGATGGCCAACGGGGTTTTTCGTTACCGTGATGGATCATGGAGCGGACAGGAGCAGGACAAAGTTTGGGGTACTGCTGCACTGGATGGGCAAGGGAACGTTTGGCTTGCGGGAGCGCGGTCTGTTCAGCCGCCACAGGAGCATAAAGGAATAGTACAACCACCCATGGCTGAAACGGACACCATTCACTGTATGCTTTGGGATAACAAAAAATTATTGGTAGGTACCAGTACCGGAATGCTGATCTGGGACGGGAGCTGGAAGCCTTTTCAGGATATGAATGGGGCAAGGGTAAACGGTATGGCCAAAGATGCCGGTGGCAGGCTTTATATAGCTACAACAAAGGGGCTTTGGCGGCGTGAGAGCGAACAGTGGGTTAATCTGGATAACACGCTCATGGCCAGAGGTAATCAAGAACGATATTATGCGCTGGCTGCGGCCAATAGCGGCAAGGATCTGATTTACAGCAGTCCGTGGTCAGTCGGCAGTATTGCTGCGGACGGCAATCACTGGGTGGCGACTGGGGCCAATGGACTACCTTACGGCCCGGTTACCGTGATACGTCCGGGAAAAAATGATATCTGGATGGGTACAAACAAGGGAGCCATCAAAAAAGATGACAGCTGGCACTACTACCAGGGAAAACGATGGCTGCCCGACGACCGGATCAACGATATTCTCATAGTAGATTCGTTGCGGGTCTGGATTGCAACGCCAAAAGGGATTGTACAGATCAAAAAACAACCCATGACTTTGCAACAAAAGGCGGACACTATAGAAAAGGTTATCGCTTTGCGCCACAACCGGCGGGGGCTCATCAATCAGTCGATACTGAAGGTACCGGGGGATGTCAAAACCAGTTATGTACAAAATGAGGATAACGACGGGCTGTGGACCTCCTGCTACCTGGCTGCGGAATGTTTCCGTTATAGGGTTACCAAAGATACAGCCGCAAAAGCCAATGCGATCCGGACTTTTGAAGCCCTGGAGCAATTGGAAACCGTAACCGGCATTTCGGGATATCCGGCCCGTTCCTATGCTGCCTCTACTGACCCAATCACTCAGTCCCGCTCGCCGCACCCCAAGGTATGGCATCTTTCGGCAGATGGGAAATGGTACTGGCTGGATGATACCAGTTCTGACGAAATCACGGGCCACCTCTTTGTCCTGCCCCTGTTTTTTGACATGGTGGCCAATCCCGAACAAAAAGAAAGGGTGCGGCGGCTGATCGGACGTATTGCCTCTCACGTTATTGATAACAACTACCACCTGATCGATTTTGACGGGAAGCCGACCCGCTGGGGTATCTGGCATCCCGACTCTCTGAACCGTTCGCCCAACTGGATGTATGAACGCGGATTGAATTCTTTACAAATTCTTTCCTTCCTGAAGACAGCTTCCCATTTTACCGGCGATCCTAAATTTGAAGCGCATTATCAGTACCTGGTCACCAAGCACGGATATGCGCAGAATACACTGGAAGCCAAAAAGTATGGCCCTTTTGAAACCAGTCATTCTGATGATATTCTTAATTTTTTTCCTTACTACAATTTACTCAGATACACCCGGAATGACCCAAATAGGTATATATACGTCAAAAGTCTCGTCAGAAGCTGGAACGCAGTACGCAGTGACCGGATGCCCGTCTGGAATGTGTTTGCCAGTGCACTGCTGAACCGGGATTGCGATCTGGCCATTGCACTGGAAGAAATTCAGCAATATCCGATTGATCTGGTTAACTGGACCATGGAAAACAGCCACCGCTGGGATTTGCCGAAGGATCCGCTTCTGAGCAGGTCAGGAATGGTGCAGTCCATTCGCCCCATCCCTACACCAGAAAGCAACATTTCGCGCTGGAATACAAATCCAAAACATTATGACGCAGGAAATGGCGGTAAAACGGAAGACAGCGGCAGCTATTTCTTGTTTGCTTATTGGATGGGCAGACATTACGGGTTTTGGGAATGA
- a CDS encoding NAD(P)H-quinone oxidoreductase: MMKAVVITAPGVPEVLKLVERPKPEPGTGQVLIRVRAAGVNRPDVYQRKGNYPPPAWAPQDIPGLEVSGIIEICGDTVTQWKKGDSVCALVVGGGYADYVIAEAGHCLPVPAGLNFAEAASLPETVFTVWHNVFQRGKLAAGENLLVHGGTSGIGITAIQLGAAMGAKVYATAGTQEKCKACEELGAVKCINYKTEDFAQQLAPVGMDVILDMVGGDYISKNLHLLRPEGRLVFVNTMQGNNAEIDFGMVMRKRLTITGSTLRNRDNDFKSNLAGEILNQVWPLITNGRFRPVIYREFPLEQAAGAHRFIEEGSHIGKIILVNVS; encoded by the coding sequence ATGATGAAAGCAGTCGTAATCACCGCCCCCGGCGTTCCGGAGGTACTTAAACTGGTAGAAAGGCCTAAGCCGGAACCCGGGACGGGGCAGGTACTCATCCGGGTAAGGGCGGCTGGAGTAAACCGTCCCGATGTATACCAGAGAAAGGGGAATTATCCGCCGCCTGCCTGGGCACCGCAGGATATCCCCGGTCTGGAGGTATCCGGTATCATTGAAATCTGCGGGGATACCGTAACACAATGGAAAAAAGGTGACAGCGTTTGTGCCCTTGTAGTCGGTGGCGGGTATGCGGACTACGTCATTGCGGAGGCCGGGCATTGTTTGCCTGTTCCTGCTGGGCTGAATTTTGCGGAGGCAGCTTCCCTGCCTGAAACGGTTTTTACCGTCTGGCACAATGTGTTTCAGCGGGGAAAACTGGCAGCGGGAGAAAATCTGCTGGTACATGGCGGCACTAGCGGGATCGGGATTACGGCAATACAATTAGGGGCGGCCATGGGCGCAAAGGTTTATGCCACTGCCGGAACGCAGGAGAAATGCAAGGCATGTGAGGAGTTGGGGGCAGTGAAATGTATTAATTATAAAACAGAAGATTTTGCGCAGCAGCTCGCTCCAGTTGGAATGGATGTGATCCTGGACATGGTAGGAGGAGATTATATCTCAAAAAATCTTCATCTGCTGCGTCCGGAAGGCCGGCTGGTTTTTGTTAATACCATGCAAGGTAACAATGCTGAAATTGACTTTGGTATGGTCATGCGAAAACGCCTCACAATCACCGGAAGTACGCTCCGCAACAGAGACAACGATTTTAAATCAAACCTGGCAGGCGAAATTCTTAACCAGGTGTGGCCGCTCATAACCAACGGGCGTTTCAGGCCTGTCATATACCGCGAGTTTCCATTGGAACAAGCCGCCGGTGCGCATCGCTTCATTGAAGAGGGCAGCCATATCGGGAAAATTATTCTGGTTAACGTATCATAG
- a CDS encoding YccF domain-containing protein, producing the protein MNLLGNIIWLIFGGFLVFIQYMISGFVLCLTIVGIPFGVQCFKIGLLTLFPFGRQVREVRGNTGCLSTIFNILWIVLGGIWIALTHLFFGILLAITIIGLPFAKQHFKLMSLSFTPFGKEIY; encoded by the coding sequence ATGAATTTACTTGGAAATATTATCTGGCTCATATTCGGAGGATTTCTTGTATTCATTCAATATATGATCTCCGGCTTTGTACTTTGTCTTACCATTGTCGGAATTCCTTTTGGTGTCCAATGTTTTAAGATTGGCTTACTTACGTTGTTTCCATTTGGAAGGCAGGTAAGGGAGGTTCGGGGAAATACCGGCTGTTTGTCAACAATTTTCAATATCCTCTGGATTGTGCTTGGCGGGATATGGATTGCGCTGACGCACCTTTTTTTTGGTATACTTCTTGCAATTACCATTATAGGCCTGCCTTTTGCAAAGCAGCATTTCAAACTGATGAGCCTTTCTTTCACTCCCTTTGGTAAGGAAATTTATTGA
- the pdxR gene encoding MocR-like pyridoxine biosynthesis transcription factor PdxR — translation MSSPVEIPFESLITIDRENKTPVYQQIARQIIISIQQGILRAGVKLPGSRTLAARLTVHRKTVVAAVNELDAQGWIEVIPDKGIFVSSRTTETYTTTLPLHSGTLPTYPGHTGFAFKQSMLLDRPVSLSPADLEFTDGLPDVRLAPLDKLSKAYASVLRRNNSRKHLGYSHVEGNEYFRDKLAIYLNDTRGLQPGTSNILTTRGIQMGIFLVSMLLLEPGDTVLVGDLSYYVANMIFQQAGAHIRSIPVDEHGISLEAVRKLCVTSKVRMLYITPHHHYPTTVTLSAERRIELLNLSAQYGFIILEDDYDYDFHYQSSPVLPLASADRSGMVVYIGSFCKALAPGLRCGYIVAPQNLIAELAKLRRIIDRQGDMVMEQALGEMLHEGEIRRHLKKAQKIYQARRDELCQLLHDNFQEHITFHTPPGGLAVWTEWTRNVNLLRISRECLRYNLHLPQTLLFQTGKLSAVRLGFGNMNEAEMNKAISILAEVTRRTGKD, via the coding sequence ATGAGTAGTCCGGTTGAAATTCCTTTTGAAAGTCTGATCACCATCGACCGTGAAAACAAAACGCCGGTGTATCAGCAAATTGCCCGGCAGATCATCATTTCCATTCAGCAGGGAATATTGCGTGCCGGCGTAAAACTACCCGGCAGCCGGACTCTGGCTGCAAGGCTGACCGTTCATCGAAAAACGGTTGTTGCCGCTGTGAACGAACTTGACGCACAGGGGTGGATTGAAGTGATCCCTGACAAAGGAATTTTCGTAAGTAGCAGAACCACAGAAACATATACTACTACACTCCCACTCCATTCGGGAACTCTGCCCACCTATCCTGGGCACACGGGGTTTGCATTTAAACAAAGTATGCTGCTCGACAGGCCCGTTTCACTCTCACCTGCAGACCTGGAATTTACAGACGGCCTGCCCGACGTGCGCCTGGCCCCTCTGGACAAATTATCCAAAGCGTATGCCAGTGTTTTGCGCAGGAACAACAGTCGTAAACATCTGGGGTATTCTCATGTGGAAGGCAATGAATATTTCAGGGATAAGCTGGCGATATACCTCAACGATACCCGCGGACTCCAGCCTGGTACATCCAACATTCTCACCACACGCGGCATTCAGATGGGAATTTTCCTGGTATCCATGCTGCTTCTTGAACCGGGAGATACCGTTTTGGTGGGTGATTTGAGCTATTACGTAGCCAATATGATATTCCAGCAAGCCGGTGCCCATATCCGCTCCATTCCGGTAGATGAGCACGGTATTTCTCTGGAGGCTGTCCGAAAGCTTTGTGTTACATCAAAGGTCAGGATGCTGTACATTACGCCGCACCACCATTACCCCACAACAGTAACGCTGAGTGCGGAAAGAAGGATTGAACTACTGAACCTGTCGGCTCAATATGGCTTCATCATTCTGGAAGACGATTATGACTATGACTTTCATTATCAGAGCAGTCCGGTTCTGCCGCTGGCCAGTGCCGACCGCTCCGGCATGGTCGTTTACATCGGTTCGTTTTGCAAAGCACTGGCTCCGGGGCTCCGCTGCGGATATATCGTTGCGCCCCAAAACCTGATTGCCGAACTCGCCAAGTTGCGCAGGATTATTGACCGGCAGGGCGATATGGTCATGGAACAGGCTCTGGGAGAAATGCTTCATGAAGGTGAAATACGCAGGCATCTGAAAAAAGCCCAGAAAATTTATCAGGCCAGGCGGGACGAGTTATGCCAGCTTTTACATGATAACTTTCAGGAGCATATCACTTTTCATACGCCACCCGGGGGATTGGCGGTGTGGACGGAATGGACCCGGAACGTGAATTTACTGCGCATCAGCCGTGAATGTTTGAGATACAACCTGCATCTTCCCCAAACGCTGCTTTTTCAGACAGGAAAACTTTCGGCAGTAAGGCTTGGTTTCGGAAACATGAATGAAGCCGAGATGAACAAAGCAATTTCGATTCTGGCAGAGGTAACGAGGCGCACTGGCAAGGATTAG